In one Nocardia tengchongensis genomic region, the following are encoded:
- a CDS encoding lipopolysaccharide biosynthesis protein: MGGVGGIIRDIGLVTFGKYGQYVITLVTVPLLARMLGPHGTGLLAIGMSSYFIGSLVVDLGVTSFLAAKVPEDDPGHREVNRLRGTYLAIRATTLTIIGATLLATLIVGVSPKLHMVLLGLFAGGFWSVSEDWLLIGQGRFGTSTMYQGVGRIGYLALLVGLLPRFPSASMAVLCLLISSIATVALTWWDSFRKFGPPARPYGVGAVLRMAAPIFTSRLLVTGYGQGSAAVYGAVLEAASLGLYSAGDRLVRAIQSTLDPIGFALLPRMARRSADDHFWRNQIQMLIGAVTLACLAVVSVWIMAPTLIHLIYTDDFNGAIGMLRVEILILPATTITSYVTTAVLPVKQDTIGVLIGAIIGTCVAATALVVAMRTGSVWSLVYGTVSAEIGVALWYIIRVRWLMVRERARRAGPVEPATALLTKGDVA, translated from the coding sequence CTGGGCGGTGTCGGCGGCATCATTCGCGACATCGGCCTGGTCACGTTCGGCAAGTACGGCCAATACGTCATCACCCTGGTCACCGTGCCGCTGCTGGCCCGCATGCTCGGCCCGCACGGAACCGGCCTGCTGGCCATCGGCATGTCCTCGTACTTCATCGGATCTTTGGTGGTGGATCTCGGCGTCACCTCGTTCCTGGCCGCCAAAGTGCCCGAGGACGATCCGGGCCACCGCGAGGTGAACCGCCTGCGCGGCACCTACCTGGCCATTCGCGCCACCACCTTGACCATCATCGGCGCGACGCTGCTCGCGACGCTCATCGTCGGGGTGTCCCCCAAACTGCACATGGTGCTGCTGGGCCTGTTCGCCGGCGGCTTCTGGTCGGTGTCGGAGGACTGGCTGCTCATCGGGCAGGGCAGGTTCGGCACCTCCACCATGTATCAAGGTGTCGGGCGCATCGGCTATCTCGCGCTGCTCGTCGGGCTCCTACCCCGATTCCCGAGCGCGTCCATGGCCGTGCTGTGCCTGCTCATCTCGTCGATCGCGACGGTCGCGCTGACCTGGTGGGATTCGTTCCGCAAGTTCGGCCCGCCGGCCAGACCGTACGGCGTGGGGGCCGTACTGCGGATGGCCGCACCGATTTTCACCTCCCGGCTGCTGGTCACCGGCTACGGCCAGGGTTCGGCCGCGGTGTACGGCGCGGTGCTCGAGGCCGCCTCGCTGGGCCTGTACTCCGCGGGCGACCGCCTGGTTCGCGCGATCCAGTCCACCCTGGACCCGATCGGTTTCGCGCTGCTGCCCCGCATGGCCCGGCGCAGCGCCGATGATCACTTCTGGCGCAATCAGATTCAGATGCTGATCGGCGCCGTGACCCTGGCGTGCCTGGCGGTGGTCTCGGTCTGGATCATGGCCCCGACTCTGATCCACCTGATCTACACCGATGATTTCAACGGCGCGATCGGCATGCTGCGCGTCGAGATCCTGATTCTGCCCGCCACCACCATCACCTCGTATGTCACCACCGCCGTGCTGCCGGTCAAACAGGACACCATCGGCGTGCTGATCGGCGCGATCATCGGCACCTGTGTGGCGGCGACCGCCCTGGTCGTGGCGATGCGCACCGGATCGGTCTGGAGCCTGGTCTATGGCACCGTTTCCGCGGAAATCGGTGTCGCGCTGTGGTACATCATCCGGGTGCGGTGGCTCATGGTCCGGGAACGGGCCCGGCGGGCCGGGCCGGTGGAACCGGCCACGGCACTGCTGACCAAGGGGGATGTGGCGTGA
- a CDS encoding Wzz/FepE/Etk N-terminal domain-containing protein: MGLIDYWRLLRRRWPIIVAAVVICTGAAYGYASTLPTEYTASSSVYVSMATGTSVNDSYQGGLAAQQRVRSYVDLANSVTVATFVHDQLGLKSSVNDLRGRIVAVSPPATTIIIITVKDSTAAGARVLADEVVSQFRALVSKLEVTQTDAAPAARAEVIDKAQTPTQPSAPQKKRFYILGLLAGLALGLGAAIVRDKLDKRVRTSTELEAFLPMPILGIVDDGRPGAAGELRRLRTRLTEDPELVSLLMTSLSPHSEPDVAIGLARTFADTGARVVLVDADTTGQGSTRRSPAATSAGLAELLRNSATPSSAVMAWPEVGINVLPLGGMDFRTPDLLDSERFSDIISKLRSEFDHILVECAPVTAAADAIALARRCDATIGIIELGQTTSNQVRGAVATFGVDNKRMIGTVVFSRPHRSVGDMVRHPLDLVKR, from the coding sequence ATGGGTTTGATCGACTACTGGCGGCTGCTGCGGCGGCGCTGGCCGATAATCGTTGCCGCGGTGGTGATCTGCACGGGGGCGGCCTACGGCTACGCGAGCACCCTGCCGACCGAGTACACGGCGTCGAGTTCGGTGTACGTGTCCATGGCGACCGGAACCTCGGTCAACGACTCCTATCAGGGCGGGCTGGCCGCGCAGCAGCGGGTGCGCTCGTATGTGGATCTCGCCAACAGCGTCACCGTCGCCACCTTCGTGCACGACCAGCTGGGTCTGAAGTCCTCGGTGAACGACCTGCGCGGCCGGATCGTCGCGGTCTCGCCGCCCGCGACCACGATCATCATCATCACGGTGAAGGACTCGACCGCGGCCGGCGCGCGCGTCCTCGCCGACGAGGTGGTCTCCCAGTTCCGGGCGCTGGTCTCGAAACTCGAGGTCACCCAGACCGACGCCGCCCCCGCCGCCCGCGCCGAGGTCATCGACAAGGCGCAGACCCCGACCCAGCCCAGCGCCCCGCAGAAGAAGCGGTTCTACATCCTCGGCCTGCTGGCCGGACTGGCGCTGGGCCTCGGTGCGGCCATCGTGCGCGACAAGCTCGACAAGCGGGTGCGCACCTCGACCGAGCTGGAAGCCTTTCTGCCGATGCCGATCCTGGGCATCGTGGACGACGGGCGGCCCGGCGCGGCCGGGGAGCTGCGGCGGCTGCGCACCCGGCTCACCGAGGATCCCGAGCTGGTCAGCCTGCTGATGACCTCGCTGTCCCCGCATTCGGAACCTGACGTGGCGATCGGGCTGGCCCGCACCTTCGCCGACACCGGCGCGCGCGTGGTGCTGGTGGACGCCGACACCACCGGGCAGGGCTCCACCCGCCGCAGTCCGGCGGCCACGTCGGCCGGGCTCGCGGAACTGTTGCGCAACAGCGCGACTCCGTCGTCGGCGGTGATGGCCTGGCCGGAGGTGGGCATCAACGTGCTTCCGCTGGGCGGCATGGACTTCCGCACCCCCGACCTGCTCGACTCGGAGCGGTTCTCCGACATCATATCCAAGCTGCGCAGCGAATTCGACCACATCCTGGTGGAGTGCGCGCCGGTCACCGCGGCGGCCGACGCCATCGCGCTGGCCCGGCGCTGTGACGCCACCATCGGCATCATCGAGCTCGGCCAGACCACCTCCAATCAGGTGCGCGGCGCGGTCGCGACATTCGGTGTCGACAACAAGCGGATGATCGGCACCGTCGTCTTCTCGCGGCCGCACCGCAGCGTGGGCGACATGGTGAGACATCCGCTCGACCTGGTGAAGCGGTGA
- a CDS encoding glycosyl hydrolase family 28-related protein — translation MLLAGLGAAAVLPVAAACSKNDSEGTEFRSPHVTDQPAARNVKDFGAVGDGKADDTEAFARAAAVTDKPLVLYIPAGQYTLTRFPALADYATVLGDGADVTTINYDGDDTFITLQRKQRVRFSRLGFYFSGAKATAVRLSECFRCTFDSVVLRGNHLSDNAPRFQEQRGLVLDRNTGGTTVINSDINNFGFGIVTSCIQNYVTSSKLTNNRIGVLGTGGDHNAGLALANVEFVSDNDPRTTDKHVLVDGPANDWWLTNVWFEGADTALAIGGPAGGPAQFGLVNCKVAARKVCLDLIHCRQPYLANVQFDPDLDAPPIEVRVDPKGVAEGTAINLISGSFDDVDPKSFPDGWHVIGRGAIHGARFAGTTVAQAYTPGADIFQVQDRDGSVLSAVLNSGAYLSDRSEGGIVLKDSAGVYWRMSVGTDGAVKTTSLGKQRPHS, via the coding sequence CTGCTCCTGGCCGGGCTGGGCGCCGCGGCCGTTCTGCCGGTCGCGGCCGCGTGCTCCAAGAACGATTCCGAGGGAACGGAATTCCGCTCCCCGCACGTGACCGATCAGCCCGCGGCGCGCAACGTCAAGGATTTCGGCGCGGTCGGGGACGGCAAGGCCGACGACACCGAGGCGTTCGCCCGCGCCGCGGCCGTCACCGACAAGCCGCTGGTGCTCTACATCCCGGCCGGGCAGTACACGCTGACCCGCTTCCCCGCGCTCGCGGACTACGCGACCGTGCTCGGGGACGGGGCCGACGTCACCACCATCAACTACGACGGTGACGACACCTTCATCACCCTGCAACGCAAGCAGCGGGTCCGCTTCTCCCGCCTGGGTTTCTACTTCTCCGGAGCGAAGGCGACCGCGGTCCGGCTCTCGGAATGCTTCCGCTGCACCTTCGACTCGGTAGTGCTGCGCGGCAATCACCTCAGCGACAACGCGCCCCGATTCCAGGAACAGCGGGGGCTGGTGCTGGACCGCAATACCGGCGGCACCACCGTCATCAACTCCGACATCAACAATTTCGGCTTCGGCATCGTCACCTCCTGCATCCAGAACTACGTGACCTCGTCCAAGCTCACCAACAACCGCATCGGGGTGCTGGGCACCGGCGGCGATCACAATGCCGGATTGGCCTTGGCCAATGTGGAATTCGTCTCCGACAACGATCCCCGCACCACCGACAAGCACGTGCTCGTCGACGGTCCCGCCAATGACTGGTGGCTGACCAACGTGTGGTTCGAGGGTGCCGACACCGCGCTCGCGATCGGCGGTCCGGCGGGCGGGCCCGCCCAGTTCGGTCTGGTCAACTGCAAGGTGGCCGCGCGCAAGGTGTGCCTGGACCTGATCCATTGCCGCCAGCCGTATCTGGCCAATGTGCAGTTCGACCCGGATCTCGACGCGCCGCCGATCGAGGTGCGGGTCGATCCCAAGGGCGTGGCCGAGGGCACCGCGATCAACCTGATCTCCGGCTCGTTCGACGACGTGGATCCCAAGTCGTTCCCGGACGGCTGGCATGTGATCGGCCGCGGCGCCATTCACGGGGCGCGCTTCGCCGGAACCACGGTGGCGCAGGCCTATACGCCCGGCGCCGACATCTTCCAGGTGCAGGACCGCGACGGGTCGGTGCTGTCGGCCGTGTTGAACAGCGGGGCCTACCTGTCCGACCGCAGCGAAGGGGGAATCGTGTTGAAGGATTCGGCCGGGGTGTACTGGCGCATGTCGGTGGGCACCGACGGCGCGGTCAAGACCACCTCGCTGGGGAAGCAGCGGCCGCACTCGTGA
- a CDS encoding glycosyltransferase family 4 protein — protein sequence MTPLKAVFLAHTAAPSGAELATLRLVSAMPAGRTAVVYTEDGPMLRLMAERGIETRVVGNSFDSRAMTIDKAGVRSLLVGATGLLRLGWTLGATVRELDATVLVAGSTKALLMGAVAARRARVPLVWHVHDRVSREYFGRALALIIRLLGWVVARGVIANSRGTLASLSTWQRQAVVAYPGVEFPAEVESAQSQPDSAILGDTRPQQQRPANETVIAVVGRLAPWKGQDLFLRALADVKTLPREVLLVGGTFFDEQSYRTELEVHATALGLPVTFTGHVDDPETYLRHADILVHCSVLPEPFGQVVVEGMRAGCAVIATRPGGPEEIVQPGVDGLLVTAGDRTELTRALDTLIADQELRTKLADAAQLRSRDFDVAESGRIVTAFLAGLPGSRWRRG from the coding sequence ATGACCCCGCTGAAGGCTGTTTTCCTCGCGCACACGGCGGCACCCTCCGGCGCCGAACTCGCGACGCTGCGCCTGGTCTCGGCCATGCCGGCCGGTCGCACCGCGGTGGTGTACACCGAGGACGGGCCGATGCTGCGCCTGATGGCCGAGCGCGGCATCGAAACCCGCGTCGTGGGCAACAGTTTCGACTCGCGAGCGATGACCATCGACAAGGCCGGGGTCCGCAGCCTGCTGGTCGGCGCGACCGGCCTGCTGCGGCTGGGCTGGACGCTGGGCGCGACGGTCCGCGAACTCGACGCCACCGTGCTCGTCGCGGGCAGCACCAAGGCGCTGCTCATGGGCGCGGTGGCGGCCCGACGGGCGCGCGTTCCGCTGGTCTGGCATGTGCACGACCGGGTTTCGCGCGAGTACTTCGGCCGCGCCCTGGCATTGATCATCCGCCTGCTGGGCTGGGTGGTGGCCCGCGGCGTCATCGCCAACAGCCGCGGCACCCTGGCCTCGCTCTCCACGTGGCAGCGACAGGCCGTCGTCGCCTACCCGGGCGTCGAGTTCCCGGCCGAGGTCGAATCGGCGCAGTCCCAGCCGGATTCGGCGATCCTCGGCGACACTCGGCCACAGCAGCAGCGTCCCGCGAACGAGACCGTCATCGCCGTGGTGGGCCGCCTCGCCCCGTGGAAGGGCCAGGACCTGTTCCTGCGCGCCCTCGCCGATGTGAAAACCCTTCCGCGCGAGGTACTCCTGGTCGGCGGCACGTTCTTCGACGAGCAGTCCTATCGCACCGAACTGGAGGTGCACGCCACCGCCCTCGGTCTCCCGGTCACCTTCACCGGCCATGTCGACGACCCGGAAACCTATCTGCGCCACGCCGATATCCTCGTACACTGCTCGGTGCTGCCCGAGCCCTTCGGTCAGGTCGTGGTCGAGGGCATGCGGGCGGGCTGCGCGGTCATCGCGACCCGGCCCGGCGGTCCGGAGGAGATCGTCCAGCCGGGTGTCGACGGCCTGCTGGTGACCGCCGGCGACCGCACCGAACTCACCCGCGCCCTGGACACCCTCATCGCCGATCAGGAGCTGCGCACCAAGCTGGCCGATGCCGCGCAGCTCCGGTCCCGGGATTTCGACGTGGCCGAGTCGGGCCGGATCGTGACCGCCTTCCTGGCCGGGTTGCCCGGAAGCCGGTGGCGCCGTGGATGA
- a CDS encoding glycosyltransferase translates to MKVLFVGDDWVGSNARSLADGFRQAGHEVVVIDTTSVTLPPRLSPPWVYSKFAHRRAPWDIEALHREIDSAAHTFKPDLLFAFKSVHLDQQRLLSAPAGLHVHYSPDDVSNPYNTSPEYLAHESAWDLIVTTKWHNVPELTARGAQHVKFVRSAYDPALHHITARRTVRRYLVGFVGAVRPDRQDLLVSLAREHHGDMLLRGPGWRRVRALWQTGADVGGAVYGEHFSAAVAAVTANLVLLNSDNRDTHTCRTFEVPAAGGLFVGERTDEHAELLQDGAECYLFSGPAELRDILRRCTKYPDQAAKVAEAGHHRIVTGAHSYADRAREILGALA, encoded by the coding sequence GTGAAGGTGCTCTTCGTCGGGGACGACTGGGTGGGCAGCAACGCGCGCTCCCTCGCCGACGGATTCCGGCAGGCCGGGCACGAGGTGGTGGTGATCGACACGACCTCGGTGACCCTGCCGCCGCGACTGTCCCCGCCGTGGGTGTATTCGAAGTTCGCGCATCGGCGGGCACCGTGGGATATCGAGGCGCTGCACCGCGAGATCGACAGCGCCGCTCACACGTTCAAGCCGGATCTGCTGTTCGCGTTCAAGTCCGTGCACCTGGATCAGCAGCGGCTGTTGAGCGCCCCGGCCGGTCTGCATGTGCACTACAGCCCCGATGACGTATCCAATCCGTACAACACCAGCCCGGAATACTTGGCACACGAGTCCGCCTGGGACCTGATCGTCACCACCAAGTGGCACAACGTTCCCGAGCTCACCGCCCGCGGCGCACAGCACGTGAAATTCGTTCGTAGCGCTTATGATCCGGCGTTGCATCACATCACCGCCCGCCGCACCGTGCGCCGCTATCTGGTCGGATTCGTCGGCGCGGTGCGCCCCGACCGTCAAGACCTCTTGGTCTCCCTGGCCCGAGAGCATCACGGGGACATGCTGTTGCGCGGTCCCGGCTGGCGGCGCGTGCGCGCGCTGTGGCAGACCGGCGCCGATGTCGGCGGCGCGGTCTACGGCGAGCACTTCTCCGCCGCCGTCGCCGCGGTCACCGCCAACCTGGTGCTGCTCAACTCCGACAACCGCGATACCCACACCTGCCGCACCTTCGAAGTTCCGGCGGCCGGCGGACTTTTCGTCGGTGAACGCACCGACGAGCACGCCGAACTGCTGCAGGACGGCGCCGAGTGCTACCTGTTCTCCGGCCCCGCCGAACTGCGCGACATCCTGCGCCGCTGCACCAAGTACCCGGACCAGGCCGCCAAGGTCGCCGAGGCCGGACATCACCGCATCGTCACCGGCGCGCACTCCTACGCCGATCGGGCCCGCGAAATCCTCGGCGCCCTGGCATGA
- a CDS encoding glycosyltransferase family 4 protein: MTGSEWFTAAHGGLNRYFTDLYQALARDNGITVNARAFGDPPVGAGSWGPTGGSTLARARTAFLDRNALTQDTVIDRHFCLYGPAAIRSPLVVHFHGPWAAESQMAGEHSRAVRAKFLVERLRYARADRFVVLSDHFKSLLVGDYGIRSEKVQVIPPGVDLDRFTPADQAEDSGIVLCVRRLEKRMGIDVLIRAWQGVVTRHPDARLVIVGTGTAEAELRRLAATLCRDERQSSIHFTGTVSDEELTDLYTRADLTVVPSLALEGFGLIALESLAAGRPPIVSDCGGLPDSVRDLDSSLIVPPGDAEALAARLVAALDGARPDAKQCRAHAETFSWAVAARRHRDLYMELLGR, encoded by the coding sequence ATGACGGGGTCGGAGTGGTTCACTGCCGCTCATGGGGGCCTGAATCGGTACTTCACCGATCTATACCAGGCGCTGGCTCGCGACAACGGAATCACAGTCAACGCAAGAGCTTTCGGAGACCCACCGGTCGGTGCGGGCTCCTGGGGCCCAACCGGCGGCTCCACGCTGGCCCGCGCCCGCACCGCGTTCCTGGACCGAAACGCCCTGACACAAGACACCGTCATCGATCGCCACTTCTGCCTGTACGGCCCCGCAGCGATCAGAAGCCCACTGGTAGTGCACTTCCACGGCCCATGGGCAGCCGAAAGCCAGATGGCCGGAGAGCACTCCAGAGCAGTCCGAGCCAAGTTCCTGGTCGAGCGCCTGAGGTACGCCCGAGCCGACCGATTCGTGGTCCTGTCCGACCATTTCAAGAGTTTGCTGGTAGGCGACTACGGCATCCGGTCGGAGAAGGTACAGGTGATTCCGCCAGGCGTGGATCTGGACCGGTTCACTCCAGCCGACCAAGCAGAAGACTCCGGCATCGTGCTGTGCGTACGCCGCCTGGAGAAGCGCATGGGCATCGATGTACTCATCCGCGCCTGGCAGGGCGTGGTAACGCGGCATCCCGACGCCCGCCTGGTGATCGTCGGAACCGGCACCGCGGAGGCCGAATTGCGCCGACTGGCAGCCACCTTGTGCAGAGACGAGCGACAGTCCTCGATCCATTTCACCGGCACGGTCTCGGACGAGGAACTCACCGACCTCTACACCCGAGCAGATCTCACCGTGGTGCCGTCGCTGGCCCTCGAGGGTTTCGGCCTCATCGCCCTGGAATCGCTCGCCGCCGGTCGCCCGCCCATCGTCTCCGATTGCGGTGGATTACCGGATTCGGTCAGGGATCTCGATTCATCGCTCATCGTGCCCCCGGGTGATGCCGAGGCGCTCGCCGCCCGGCTCGTCGCCGCACTCGACGGTGCCCGGCCCGACGCGAAACAGTGCCGCGCGCACGCCGAGACGTTCTCCTGGGCGGTCGCGGCCCGACGCCATCGAGACCTCTATATGGAGCTTCTCGGCCGATGA